The following proteins are encoded in a genomic region of Nycticebus coucang isolate mNycCou1 chromosome 17, mNycCou1.pri, whole genome shotgun sequence:
- the SNCB gene encoding beta-synuclein, with the protein MDVFMKGLSMAKEGVVAAAEKTKQGVTEAAEKTKEGVLYVGSKTREGVVQGVASVAEKTKEQASHLGGAVFSGAGNIAAATGLVKKEEFPTTMKPEEVAQEAAEEPLIEPLMEPEGESYEETPQEEYQEYEPEA; encoded by the exons ATGGACGTGTTTATGAAGGGCCTGTCCATGGCCAAGGAGGGCGTTGTGGCTGCCGCTGAGAAAACCAAGCAGGGGGTCACCGAGGCAGCAGAGAAGACCAAGGAGGGCGTCCTCTACGTTG GAAGCAAGACCCGAGAAGGGGTGGTACAAGGTGTGGCTTCAG TGGCTGAGAAAACCAAGGAGCAGGCCTCACATCTGGGAGGAGCTGTGTTCTCTGGGGCTGGGAACATCGCAGCGGCTACAGGCCTGGTAAAGAAGGAGGAATTCCCCACCACTATGAAG CCAGAGGAAGTGGCCCAGGAAGCTGCTGAGGAGCCACTGATTGAGCCCCTGATGGAGCCAGAAGGGGAAAGTTATGAGGAAACACCCCAG GAGGAATATCAGGAGTATGAGCCAGAGGCGTAA
- the GPRIN1 gene encoding G protein-regulated inducer of neurite outgrowth 1 → MCSAEDPAWLQLLQQDSSAPEPQPIDLCCPQDGSLGDGDLAMKDCRPSQQKTTPAPPRHTPDQSPGMDSRYRSPSGAGEGASCFEGPGGGLACPSATCIPPQEAASKETFGTHGALISGTLETTLSGKPGPASSVKTHPMSSEVRNSMSLDKMDSTQAESTSLGKEDTGSSREAEPMFIGKTEPIILGKGDPLAPRKIDPMTLRKEDLESLGKIDPVCSSRVDTVPPRMEDPVSSGKVASVFPRKEEPTYSGKEHPVSSEKMGPASAGKDLVSLGKRNPELPGKVDPMSLESTDSASTAKADPGLLGKLTSGSSDYIEPVSFGTAASGSSERVEPTRVEMAGPASIGSVETMSSTKEHPQFPGMTDPAFSGEGDAVSERMTKTMSAGYADPMSSGQTDPTSWKNVHPLSSGKVDPFHSGKVDPMSSGKPEPLSPGWAEYVSMGKTETASSGKEDPMFVANTKTLSSEKVNPDSLEKTEPGSTSPGNPKSLGAAGLPSEVKAEAVTGGEGDPLSSEKAGPVASGKMDFTASGKADSLALGKVDSVSRGKADTVPLGEVDSSMCLGKLVSTTPGKAVLVSLGKAEAVPEGNLESLPLKKENPVNSTKDPRAWGKTEPKGGAKAETKLPGHEREVASKVEAVSSQKEMPQTSEKVAPGSSKKAEGIASGKAEPVAMEKANSASSRKAKSPTMATSIPSSRQSDGKPCGSALSPEGAGSSKDRVEPGQVPSAEASTLSRKDLAVAGAERSSHAEAAAPLPGPRTRDNFTKAPSWEASALPPPREDAGTQAGAQACVSVAVSPMSPQDGAGGPAFSFQAAAGEPSPALRPPSRRDAGLQVSLGAAETRSVATGPMTPQAAAPPAAPPAFPEVRVRPGSALAAAVAPPEVAEPVRDVSWDEKGMTWEVYGASMEVEVLGMAIQKHLERQIEEHGRQGAPAPPSAARTAPGRAGSVRTAPPEGAAKRPPGLFRALLQSVRRPRCCSRAGPTAE, encoded by the coding sequence ATGTGCAGTGCTGAAGACCCAGCCTGGCTCCAACTGCTTCAGCAGGACTCCAGTGCCCCAGAACCCCAGCCCATAGACCTCTGCTGCCCACAGGATGGGAGCCTGGGGGATGGGGACCTGGCCATGAAGGATTGTCGCCCTTCCCAGCAAAAGACCACCCCTGCACCCCCCAGGCACACCCCTGACCAAAGCCCAGGCATGGACTCTAGATATAGAAGCCCCAGTGGTGCTGGGGAAGGGGCCTCCTGCTTTGAGGGCCCTGGTGGGGGCTTGGCCTGCCCCTCTGCAACCTGTATCCCTCCCCAAGAGGCAGCCTCCAAGGAGACATTTGGGACACATGGAGCTTTGATCTCAGGAACATTAGAAACCACCTTGTCTGGGAAGCCAGGGCCTGCATCCTCAGTAAAAACTCATCCTATGTCCTCAGAAGTCAGAAATTCTATGTCCCTGGACAAGATGGATTCAACGCAGGCAGAGTCCACTTCCCTTGGAAAGGAAGATACAGGGTCCTCAAGGGAAGCAGAGCCTATGTTTATAGGAAAGACAGAGCCTATAATCTTGGGAAAGGGGGACCCTTTGGCTCCCAGGAAGATTGATCCCATGACCCTAAGAAAGGAAGATCTTGAATCTTTGGGAAAAATAGATCCTGTGTGCTCCAGCAGGGTGGACACCGTACCCCCAAGAATGGAGGATCCTGTATCCTCAGGCAAAGTGGCTTCTGTGTTCCCAAGAAAGGAGGAACCCACGTATTCTGGAAAAGAACACCCTGTGTCCTCAGAAAAGATGGGTCCTGCATCTGCAGGAAAAGATCTTGTGTCCTTGGGAAAGAGAAATCCTGAGCTTCCAGGGAAGGTAGATCCTATGTCCTTGGAAAGCACAGATTCGGCATCCACAGCAAAGGCAGATCCTGGCCTCCTGGGAAAGCTGACTTCAGGGTCATCGGACTATATTGAGCCTGTGTCCTTTGGAACAGCAGCTTCTGGGTCCTCAGAAAGGGTGGAACCTACACGCGTGGAGATGGCAGGACCTGCATCTATTGGAAGTGTAGAAACCATGTCCTCCACAAAAGAGCACCCTCAGTTCCCAGGAATGACAGACCCGGCCTTCTCAGGAGAGGGGGATGCAGTGTCTGAGAGAATGACAAAAACTATGTCTGCTGGATATGCAGATCCCATGTCTTCAGGACAGACAGATCCCACATCTTGGAAAAATGTGCATCCCCTGTCTTCAGGCAAGGTGGATCCATTTCATTCGGGAAAGGTGGATCCCATGTCCTCAGGAAAGCCAGAGCCCTTGTCTCCTGGGTGGGCAGAATATGTGTCTATGGGAAAGACAGAAACTGCATCCTCAGGAAAAGAGGACCCCATGTTTGTGGCAAATACAAAAACATTATCTTCTGAAAAAGTGAATCCTGACTCTTTAGAAAAGACAGAGCCTGGGTCTACAAGTCCAGGAAATCCTAAGTCCTTGGGGGCAGCAGGTCTTCCCTCTGAAGTGAAAGCCGAAGCAGTGACTGGGGGAGAAGGAGATCCATTGTCCTCGGAGAAGGCAGGTCCTGTGGCCTCCGGAAAGATGGATTTCACAGCCTCTGGGAAGGCTGATTCCCTAGCTTTAGGAAAGGTGGACTCTGTGAGCAGGGGAAAGGCAGACACTGTCCCCCTTGGAGAAGTGGACTCCTCCATGTGTTTAGGTAAATTGGTGTCCACAACTCCAGGAAAAGCAGTCCTGGTGTCCTTGGGAAAAGCAGAAGCTGTCCCAGAGGGAAATCTGGAGTCTCTGCCTCTAAAGAAGGAGAATCCTGTGAACTCCACAAAAGATCCCAGGGCCTGGGGGAAAACAGAGCCCAAGGGTGGGGCCAAAGCAGAAACAAAGCTCCCTGGGCATGAGCGTGAGGTAGCATCAAAAGTGGAGGCTGTGTCTTCACAAAAGGAGATGCCTCAGACCTCAGAGAAGGTGGCTCCTGGATCCTCAAAAAAAGCAGAAGGCATTGCCTCTGGGAAGGCAGAGCCTGTGGCCATGGAGAAGGCCAACTCCGCATCTTCCAGGAAAGCGAAGTCTCCGACTATGGCTACATCCATCCCCTCCTCCAGGCAGTCAGACGGCAAACCCTGCGGCTCAGCCCTGTCTCCCGAGGGTGCAGGGAGCAGCAAGGACCGTGTAGAGCCAGGGCAGGTGCCCAGCGCAGAAGCCTCCACCCTCAGCCGGAAAGACCTGGCAGTTGCTGGGGCCGAGAGAAGCTCCCACGCCGAGGCCGCGGCGCCCCTACCCGGGCCGCGGACTCGCGACAATTTCACCAAGGCGCCGTCGTGGGAAGCAAGCGCCCTGCCGCCGCCGCGCGAGGATGCGGGCACTCAGGCGGGCGCTCAGGCCTGCGTCTCAGTGGCCGTGAGCCCCATGTCTCCGCAGGACGGCGCGGGTGGCCCGGCTTTCAGTTTCCAGGCGGCGGCTGGTGAGCCCAGCCCGGCGCTCAGGCCGCCCTCGCGCCGGGACGCGGGCCTGCAGGTGTCGCTGGGCGCCGCCGAGACGCGCTCCGTGGCCACCGGGCCCATGACGCCACAGGCCGCTGCGCCGCCTGCTGCGCCGCCCGCCTTCCCTGAAGTGCGGGTGCGGCCGGGTTCAGCGCTGGCAGCTGCTGTGGCACCCCCAGAAGTGGCCGAGCCCGTACGCGATGTGAGCTGGGACGAGAAGGGCATGACGTGGGAGGTGTACGGCGCCTCTATGGAGGTGGAGGTGCTGGGCATGGCCATCCAGAAGCATCTGGAGCGACAGATCGAGGAGCACGGCCGCCAAGGGGCGCCCGCACCACCGTCAGCCGCCCGAACGGCCCCGGGCCGTGCAGGCTCGGTGCGCACTGCACCCCCTGAGGGCGCTGCGAAGCGCCCGCCTGGCCTATTCCGCGCACTGCTGCAGAGTGTGCGCCGGCCGCGGTGCTGCTCCAGAGCAGGACCCACAGCTGAGTGA